A genomic window from Flavobacterium johnsoniae includes:
- a CDS encoding Gfo/Idh/MocA family oxidoreductase, with protein MQKIKTALLSYGMSGKVFHAPFLDIHEGFELLGSWERSKKLIQEDYPYVKSYATIDELLSDDIDLVIVNTPVGTHYEYAKKVLLAGKHAIVEKAFTTTVDEAKELAKIAKDKGLKLAVFQNRRWDSDFKTIKKVIDEGVLGDLVEAEFHFDRYNPLLSPKAHKETANDGAGVLKDLGPHIIDQAVSLFGCPKAVFGDIRVTRENSVVDDWIDLTLFYSNFRVRLKAGFFVREANPAYVLHGKKGSFLKPRGDVQEDDLKVGKKPNLESWGTEDENLQGLLHTEINGKIVREKIPTLQGNYFSFFDGVYESIASHKEEPVTAQDGVKVMQVIEAAIASNAQQKVISI; from the coding sequence ATGCAAAAAATAAAAACAGCATTATTATCATACGGAATGTCGGGGAAAGTTTTTCACGCTCCGTTTTTAGATATTCACGAAGGATTTGAATTATTAGGTTCTTGGGAAAGAAGTAAAAAACTAATTCAAGAAGATTATCCATACGTAAAAAGCTATGCAACAATAGACGAATTATTAAGCGATGATATCGATTTGGTAATTGTAAATACGCCGGTTGGAACACATTACGAATATGCAAAAAAAGTGCTTTTGGCAGGAAAACATGCCATTGTAGAAAAAGCATTCACAACAACTGTTGATGAAGCAAAAGAATTGGCAAAAATTGCAAAAGATAAAGGATTGAAATTGGCCGTATTTCAAAATAGAAGATGGGACAGTGATTTTAAAACCATTAAAAAAGTAATTGACGAAGGCGTTTTAGGAGATTTAGTAGAAGCAGAATTCCATTTCGACAGGTATAATCCACTATTGAGTCCGAAAGCACATAAAGAAACAGCCAATGATGGCGCGGGAGTTCTAAAAGATTTAGGTCCGCACATTATAGATCAAGCAGTTAGTTTATTTGGTTGCCCGAAAGCCGTTTTTGGAGATATTCGCGTAACCAGAGAAAATTCTGTTGTAGACGATTGGATCGATTTGACTTTGTTTTATTCTAATTTCAGAGTTAGACTAAAAGCTGGTTTTTTTGTAAGAGAAGCTAATCCAGCTTACGTGCTTCACGGAAAAAAAGGTTCATTTTTAAAACCTCGTGGAGACGTTCAGGAAGATGATTTAAAAGTTGGTAAAAAACCAAATCTAGAATCTTGGGGAACAGAAGATGAAAATCTGCAAGGACTTTTACACACAGAAATTAACGGTAAAATTGTTAGAGAAAAAATCCCAACACTTCAAGGCAATTATTTCAGTTTCTTCGATGGTGTTTACGAATCGATTGCAAGTCATAAAGAAGAACCAGTTACGGCACAAGACGGTGTAAAAGTAATGCAGGTTATAGAAGCTGCGATTGCAAGTAATGCACAGCAAAAAGTAATAAGTATATAA
- the namA gene encoding NADPH dehydrogenase NamA, with amino-acid sequence MASRLFSPLTIKNITLKNRIVISPMCQYSAEDGFANNWHLVHLGSRATGGAGLIIQEATAVSPEARISPSDLGIWKDEHIEKLKEINQFIISQNSIPGIQLAHAGRKASVSSPWQGNKKLDFAQGGWQTVAPSAIPYHDDEPFLPEALDKNGIQKVISDFKTATKRVVEAGYQVLEIHAAHGYLLHQFLSPLTNVRTDEYGGSFENRIRFTLEILEAVQTEWPSDLPLFVRISATDWAENGWNPEESVQLSKILKEKGVDLIDVSSGGLVSHQKITLGPGYQVPFAEKVKKEANISTGAVGLITEAKQAEEILTKDQADLILFARESLRNPNLPLDFAKELESDIQWPKQYERAKL; translated from the coding sequence ATGGCTTCACGATTATTTTCTCCTTTAACGATAAAAAACATTACCCTAAAAAATAGAATTGTTATTTCTCCAATGTGTCAATATTCTGCCGAAGACGGTTTTGCAAACAATTGGCATTTGGTTCATTTAGGAAGTCGCGCAACAGGCGGAGCAGGACTAATTATTCAGGAAGCGACTGCAGTTTCTCCAGAAGCTAGAATTTCTCCTTCTGATCTTGGAATTTGGAAAGACGAACATATCGAAAAACTAAAAGAAATCAATCAATTTATTATTTCTCAAAATTCGATTCCTGGAATTCAATTGGCACATGCGGGACGAAAAGCGAGTGTATCTTCTCCTTGGCAGGGAAATAAAAAGTTAGATTTCGCTCAAGGCGGATGGCAAACCGTCGCTCCAAGTGCGATTCCGTATCATGATGACGAACCTTTTCTTCCAGAAGCTTTAGATAAAAACGGAATTCAAAAAGTAATTTCAGATTTTAAAACAGCAACCAAAAGAGTAGTCGAAGCAGGATATCAGGTTTTAGAAATTCATGCGGCACACGGTTATTTATTGCATCAATTTTTATCGCCTTTAACAAATGTAAGAACAGATGAATACGGCGGAAGTTTCGAAAATAGAATCCGTTTTACTTTAGAAATTCTAGAAGCTGTTCAAACAGAATGGCCTTCAGATTTGCCTTTATTTGTTAGAATTTCAGCAACAGATTGGGCAGAAAATGGTTGGAATCCAGAAGAATCTGTACAGCTTTCTAAAATATTAAAAGAAAAAGGAGTAGATTTAATAGACGTTTCGTCAGGCGGATTGGTTTCGCATCAAAAAATAACTTTAGGTCCTGGTTACCAAGTCCCTTTCGCAGAAAAGGTTAAAAAAGAAGCAAACATTTCAACGGGCGCAGTTGGTTTAATTACGGAGGCGAAACAAGCCGAAGAAATTTTGACAAAAGATCAAGCCGATTTAATTTTGTTTGCGAGAGAATCTTTGCGAAATCCCAATTTGCCTTTGGATTTTGCAAAAGAATTAGAAAGCGATATTCAATGGCCAAAACAATACGAAAGAGCTAAACTTTAA